In one window of Macadamia integrifolia cultivar HAES 741 chromosome 2, SCU_Mint_v3, whole genome shotgun sequence DNA:
- the LOC122069339 gene encoding cyclin-dependent kinase E-1-like isoform X2 codes for MRSGVSAGVNQRRVGEAIIGEGNAGNGNNSSSKSRGGMAASTNNNNNNSNNNPNRPAWLQQYDLIGKIGEGTYGLVFLARTKSQPNRGKCIAIKKFKQSKDGDGVSPTAIREIMLLREINHENVVKLVNVHINHADMSLYLAFDYAEHDLYEIIRHHREKVNHSINQYTVKSLLWQLLNGLNYLHSNWIIHRDLKPSNILVMGEGEEQGVVKIADFGLARIYQAPLKPLSENGVVVTIWYRAPELLLGAKHYTSAVDMWAVGCIFAELLTLKPLFQGQEVKGTPNPFQLDQLDKIFKVLGHPTQDKWPTLVNLPHWQSDQQQIQAHKYDNPGLSSVVHLPQKSPAYDLLSKMLDYDPRKRITAAQALEHEYFRIDPLPGRNALVPCQPGDKVVNYPARPVDTTTDFEGTTSVQPSQPVSSGNAVSGSVAAAPVVTARPVHRQMPMLPGMQRMPGAGMAAFNLASQAGMGGAMNPGSIPMQRGASQAHHHQQQQQLRRKDPGMGMTGYPPPQKRRF; via the exons ATGCGGAGTGGGGTTTCAGCTGGGGTGAATCAACGGCGGGTGGGAGAAGCCATAATTGGTGAAGGTAACGCAGGAAACGgcaacaacagcagcagcaaaaGCCGAGGCGGCATGGCTGCCTCtactaacaacaacaacaacaatagtaACAATAACCCCAACAGACCTGCTTGGTTGCAGCAATACGATTTGATCGGTAAGATCGGTGAAGGTACTTATGGTTTGGTCTTCCTCGCCAGAACAAAGTCTCAACCTAACCGAGGCAAGTGCATCGCTATCAAGAAATTCAAGCAGTCCAAGGATGGCGATGGTGTTTCTCCCACCGCAATCCGTGAAATCATG TTGCTGAGGGAGATTAATCACGAGAATGTTGTTAAGCTTGTTAATGTTCACATCAACCACGCCGACATGTCACTTTACCTGGCTTTTGATTACGCCGAGCATGACCTTTAT GAAATTATTAGACATCACAGGGAAAAGGTCAACCATTCTATCAATCAGTATACAGTTAAGTCATTACTCTGGCAGCTGCTCAATGGGTTGAACTATCTCCACAG CAATTGGATTATACATCGGGATCTAAAGCCATCAAACATTCTG GTAATGGGTGAGGGAGAGGAACAAGGAGTGGTTAAAATTGCTGATTTTGGTCTTGCAAGGATATACCAAGCTCCTCTGAAGCCATTATCAGAGAATGGG GTTGTGGTAACTATTTGGTATCGTGCACCTGAGCTGCTTCTTGGCGCTAAGCACTATACAAGTGCTGTTG ATATGTGGGCTGTTGGATGCATTTTTGCTGAGTTATTGACTCTGAAGCCACTTTTTCAAGGGCAAGAAGTCAAAGGCACACCTAACCCTTTCCAG CTTGATCAACTTGACAAGATATTTAAAGTATTAG GCCATCCCACACAAGATAAGTGGCCTACGCTTGTGAATCTTCCACATTGGCAATCTGATCAGCAACAGATCCAGGCGCATAAATA TGACAATCCTGGTCTTTCTAGCGTAGTGCATCTCCCTCAGAAATCTCCTGCATATGACCTCCTATCGAAGATGCTGGA TTACGATCCCCGCAAGCGTATAACAGCAGCACAAGCCCTTGAGCATGA GTACTTCCGTATTGATCCTTTACCAGGGCGCAA TGCACTGGTACCTTGCCAACCGGGGGACAAAGTCGTGAATTATCCTGCTCGTCCTGTGGACACTACTACAGATTTCGAGGGAACAACCAGCGTCCAACCTTCTCAACCG GTATCATCTGGCAATGCAGTTTCTGGGAGTGTAGCAGCTGCTCCTGTGGTGACAGCTAGGCCTGTCCATCGGCAAATGCCGATGCTGCCAGGCATGCAAAGGATGCCTGGTGCAGGCATGGCGGCTTTCAATCTTGCTTCTCAGGCTGGCATGGGCGGGGCAATGAACCCTGGCAGCATCCCAATGCAAAGGGGTGCATCACAGgctcatcatcatcagcagcaACAACAG TTGAGAAGGAAAGATCCCGGAATGGGGATGACAGGATATCCTCCGCCCCAGAAAAGACGCTTTTAA
- the LOC122069339 gene encoding cyclin-dependent kinase E-1-like isoform X1 has protein sequence MRSGVSAGVNQRRVGEAIIGEGNAGNGNNSSSKSRGGMAASTNNNNNNSNNNPNRPAWLQQYDLIGKIGEGTYGLVFLARTKSQPNRGKCIAIKKFKQSKDGDGVSPTAIREIMLLREINHENVVKLVNVHINHADMSLYLAFDYAEHDLYEIIRHHREKVNHSINQYTVKSLLWQLLNGLNYLHSNWIIHRDLKPSNILVMGEGEEQGVVKIADFGLARIYQAPLKPLSENGVVVTIWYRAPELLLGAKHYTSAVDMWAVGCIFAELLTLKPLFQGQEVKGTPNPFQLDQLDKIFKVLGHPTQDKWPTLVNLPHWQSDQQQIQAHKYDNPGLSSVVHLPQKSPAYDLLSKMLDYDPRKRITAAQALEHEYFRIDPLPGRNALVPCQPGDKVVNYPARPVDTTTDFEGTTSVQPSQPVSSGNAVSGSVAAAPVVTARPVHRQMPMLPGMQRMPGAGMAAFNLASQAGMGGAMNPGSIPMQRGASQAHHHQQQQQQLRRKDPGMGMTGYPPPQKRRF, from the exons ATGCGGAGTGGGGTTTCAGCTGGGGTGAATCAACGGCGGGTGGGAGAAGCCATAATTGGTGAAGGTAACGCAGGAAACGgcaacaacagcagcagcaaaaGCCGAGGCGGCATGGCTGCCTCtactaacaacaacaacaacaatagtaACAATAACCCCAACAGACCTGCTTGGTTGCAGCAATACGATTTGATCGGTAAGATCGGTGAAGGTACTTATGGTTTGGTCTTCCTCGCCAGAACAAAGTCTCAACCTAACCGAGGCAAGTGCATCGCTATCAAGAAATTCAAGCAGTCCAAGGATGGCGATGGTGTTTCTCCCACCGCAATCCGTGAAATCATG TTGCTGAGGGAGATTAATCACGAGAATGTTGTTAAGCTTGTTAATGTTCACATCAACCACGCCGACATGTCACTTTACCTGGCTTTTGATTACGCCGAGCATGACCTTTAT GAAATTATTAGACATCACAGGGAAAAGGTCAACCATTCTATCAATCAGTATACAGTTAAGTCATTACTCTGGCAGCTGCTCAATGGGTTGAACTATCTCCACAG CAATTGGATTATACATCGGGATCTAAAGCCATCAAACATTCTG GTAATGGGTGAGGGAGAGGAACAAGGAGTGGTTAAAATTGCTGATTTTGGTCTTGCAAGGATATACCAAGCTCCTCTGAAGCCATTATCAGAGAATGGG GTTGTGGTAACTATTTGGTATCGTGCACCTGAGCTGCTTCTTGGCGCTAAGCACTATACAAGTGCTGTTG ATATGTGGGCTGTTGGATGCATTTTTGCTGAGTTATTGACTCTGAAGCCACTTTTTCAAGGGCAAGAAGTCAAAGGCACACCTAACCCTTTCCAG CTTGATCAACTTGACAAGATATTTAAAGTATTAG GCCATCCCACACAAGATAAGTGGCCTACGCTTGTGAATCTTCCACATTGGCAATCTGATCAGCAACAGATCCAGGCGCATAAATA TGACAATCCTGGTCTTTCTAGCGTAGTGCATCTCCCTCAGAAATCTCCTGCATATGACCTCCTATCGAAGATGCTGGA TTACGATCCCCGCAAGCGTATAACAGCAGCACAAGCCCTTGAGCATGA GTACTTCCGTATTGATCCTTTACCAGGGCGCAA TGCACTGGTACCTTGCCAACCGGGGGACAAAGTCGTGAATTATCCTGCTCGTCCTGTGGACACTACTACAGATTTCGAGGGAACAACCAGCGTCCAACCTTCTCAACCG GTATCATCTGGCAATGCAGTTTCTGGGAGTGTAGCAGCTGCTCCTGTGGTGACAGCTAGGCCTGTCCATCGGCAAATGCCGATGCTGCCAGGCATGCAAAGGATGCCTGGTGCAGGCATGGCGGCTTTCAATCTTGCTTCTCAGGCTGGCATGGGCGGGGCAATGAACCCTGGCAGCATCCCAATGCAAAGGGGTGCATCACAGgctcatcatcatcagcagcaACAACAG CAGTTGAGAAGGAAAGATCCCGGAATGGGGATGACAGGATATCCTCCGCCCCAGAAAAGACGCTTTTAA